One window of the Pyrinomonadaceae bacterium genome contains the following:
- a CDS encoding class I SAM-dependent methyltransferase, with product MQTSSNLQEWFGGIDIYLFDQLLKGRIVPGMRVLDAGCGAGRNLIYFLRSGYEVFGVDESEPHIAQVRQMAATLAPHLPAENFRVEPVENMSWKSALSDPPANAGGTDKTVERLSTDYTDYTEEKAKREKPSAKKGPLGVLRTLSQPKAALPHPSPLLGGEGEDTIGRGTEAGGTDSFDVVLSSAVLHFARDEEQWQAMVNEMWRVLKPGGMLFARLASTIGVEDQIKLIEGRRYHLPDGSDRFLVDAEMLQRVTAALGGEFLEPIKTTVVENMRAMTTWVVRKQ from the coding sequence ATGCAGACGTCAAGTAATCTTCAGGAGTGGTTTGGTGGGATCGATATCTATCTATTTGACCAGTTATTGAAGGGCAGGATTGTGCCGGGGATGCGGGTGCTCGATGCGGGGTGTGGCGCGGGTAGGAACCTTATCTATTTTCTCAGAAGTGGTTACGAAGTGTTTGGAGTTGATGAATCGGAACCGCACATTGCACAGGTAAGACAAATGGCGGCCACGCTGGCGCCGCATTTGCCGGCGGAGAATTTTCGCGTTGAGCCTGTTGAGAACATGTCGTGGAAGTCAGCACTCAGTGACCCACCCGCTAACGCAGGTGGTACTGACAAAACGGTCGAGAGACTATCCACAGATTACACAGATTACACAGAGGAGAAAGCGAAGCGCGAAAAGCCAAGCGCAAAGAAGGGCCCACTTGGTGTGCTTCGCACCCTCTCCCAACCTAAAGCTGCGCTCCCGCACCCCAGCCCTCTCCTAGGGGGAGAGGGAGAAGACACCATCGGGAGAGGCACAGAAGCAGGTGGTACTGACAGTTTTGATGTGGTGTTGAGTAGTGCCGTGCTTCACTTTGCGCGCGACGAAGAGCAGTGGCAGGCGATGGTGAACGAGATGTGGAGGGTGCTGAAACCGGGTGGAATGTTGTTCGCCCGGCTGGCGTCGACGATTGGCGTGGAAGATCAGATCAAGTTGATTGAGGGGAGACGTTATCATCTCCCGGATGGTTCGGATCGGTTTCTGGTAGACGCCGAGATGTTGCAGAGGGTGACGGCTGCGCTCGGCGGGGAGTTTCTTGAGCCGATTAAAACGACGGTGGTTGAGAACATGCGCGCGATGACGACGTGGGTCGTTCGAAAGCAGTGA
- a CDS encoding ASCH domain-containing protein has product MKRRLLALSIRQPHAEQILRGKKSIEYRSKPTNKRERVYIYAAMRPAPPKYWREIGLKLGSLPTGVLVGTIEIVDCYRKGPENYHWRLAKPVRLKRALKPKNHPQPAWFNPF; this is encoded by the coding sequence ATGAAACGACGGTTGTTAGCCCTTAGTATTCGTCAACCTCACGCCGAACAGATTCTGCGCGGCAAAAAGAGTATTGAATATCGCAGCAAACCCACGAACAAGCGTGAGCGTGTTTACATTTATGCGGCGATGCGGCCCGCGCCGCCAAAATACTGGCGCGAGATTGGATTGAAGCTGGGGAGTTTGCCGACCGGCGTGTTGGTCGGAACAATCGAGATAGTTGATTGCTACCGGAAGGGTCCCGAGAATTATCACTGGCGCTTGGCGAAGCCGGTCAGGCTGAAGCGCGCACTCAAGCCAAAGAATCATCCGCAGCCGGCGTGGTTCAATCCGTTCTGA
- a CDS encoding DUF262 domain-containing HNH endonuclease family protein — translation MDVNKLTLDKVFDPTVRLEAPLFQRPYVWNQKKNWEPLWEAIQHIADKRVAGVKVRPHFLGTVVLDQLKTSTGSLYARQIIDGQQRLTTLQIALAAIRDLCGVSGQENFKKAFTKLTDNDTPLSDDPDDVFKVWPTNADRSAFRSVMSAGSPGKVGRTPAGESGEQLIPEAYLYFSDAILDWLGGPPWEEEYAKRVRALYETLKDQLNLVVIDLDQDDDAQEIFQTLNALGTPLLPTDLVKNFLFHRAEGENLNTEKLYDLHWEHFDSERSFWRKEVGQGRFKRPRLDWFLQHYLTLVMGEEAVTSQLFSSFREYVIAGGRSSSEYLEEFEAYSGIYKSFEEFPKETWAGLFFYRLRELDTSTVFPLLLEVFKTHPEPENESELRQICSDLESFLIRRAVCQLTPKNYNRFFVDVIHKLRHQQDFSAAAIRSILLEQTVDTSRWPNDDEFRTAWMTTSFYGKHRRTRVILEALDAASQTEKTEKIAIKEKLTIEHLMPRHWEHYWPLPSESDPDTRNSFLHKIGNLTLLTRRLNPAVSNAAWNVKRKEIIKHSAIALNRQFHEFPEWNEGLISARTEELLVLANQIWPRPDA, via the coding sequence TACGTTTGGAACCAGAAAAAGAACTGGGAGCCTCTTTGGGAAGCAATCCAACATATCGCCGACAAACGTGTCGCAGGAGTTAAGGTTCGTCCGCACTTCCTAGGTACCGTTGTCTTGGATCAATTAAAGACCTCCACGGGATCCCTTTACGCCCGACAGATTATTGATGGACAACAGCGACTTACTACCCTACAGATCGCTCTCGCGGCAATCCGAGATCTCTGCGGAGTGAGCGGACAAGAGAATTTTAAAAAGGCGTTCACGAAACTAACCGACAACGACACGCCTCTCAGCGACGATCCGGATGATGTTTTCAAGGTTTGGCCGACAAATGCTGATCGCTCTGCATTTAGATCAGTGATGAGCGCAGGATCTCCCGGCAAGGTAGGGCGGACGCCGGCTGGAGAGAGCGGCGAGCAACTAATTCCAGAGGCCTACCTTTATTTTTCGGACGCTATTCTTGATTGGCTGGGAGGCCCACCATGGGAAGAGGAGTATGCGAAGCGAGTACGAGCACTCTACGAGACTCTGAAAGATCAATTGAATCTTGTAGTGATCGATCTTGATCAGGACGACGATGCCCAGGAGATATTCCAGACCCTCAACGCACTAGGCACGCCTTTGCTGCCTACGGATTTGGTGAAGAACTTCCTATTCCACCGAGCGGAGGGTGAGAATCTTAATACTGAAAAACTATATGACCTCCATTGGGAGCACTTCGATAGTGAAAGAAGCTTCTGGCGTAAAGAGGTCGGACAAGGCAGATTCAAACGTCCACGCCTCGATTGGTTTCTGCAACACTACCTGACTCTGGTAATGGGAGAAGAGGCGGTCACTAGTCAGCTCTTTTCCAGCTTTCGCGAGTACGTCATCGCCGGAGGGCGCTCGTCGTCAGAATACCTCGAGGAATTTGAGGCTTACTCAGGAATATACAAGAGCTTTGAGGAGTTTCCGAAAGAAACATGGGCTGGTTTGTTTTTCTACCGCCTTCGCGAGCTGGATACAAGCACGGTTTTCCCATTGTTGCTGGAAGTATTTAAAACCCATCCTGAGCCAGAAAACGAAAGCGAGCTTCGGCAAATCTGCTCAGACCTGGAATCGTTTCTTATCCGCCGAGCGGTTTGTCAGTTAACGCCGAAAAACTACAACCGCTTCTTTGTCGATGTCATTCACAAGCTGCGCCATCAGCAAGATTTTTCAGCCGCAGCCATTAGATCAATCTTGCTCGAACAAACCGTCGACACTTCAAGATGGCCTAACGACGATGAGTTTAGAACCGCTTGGATGACGACCTCCTTCTATGGAAAACATCGACGGACGCGTGTCATCCTTGAGGCGCTCGATGCAGCGTCGCAAACCGAGAAAACCGAAAAAATCGCAATCAAGGAGAAGCTAACAATCGAGCATCTGATGCCAAGACACTGGGAGCACTACTGGCCGTTGCCAAGCGAAAGCGATCCCGACACCCGGAATTCCTTCCTGCACAAGATTGGCAATCTTACTTTGTTAACCAGGCGACTGAATCCGGCAGTCTCTAACGCCGCATGGAATGTGAAGAGAAAAGAAATAATCAAGCACAGTGCGATTGCGCTGAATCGCCAGTTTCACGAGTTTCCTGAGTGGAATGAAGGTCTCATTAGCGCTCGAACTGAAGAGTTGCTCGTGTTGGCAAATCAGATATGGCCGCGACCTGATGCCTAG